A portion of the Leptospira barantonii genome contains these proteins:
- the typA gene encoding translational GTPase TypA has protein sequence MEIRNIAIIAHVDHGKTTLLDGILRQTGAVTAKEDGERIMDSNDLEKEKGITIKAKNTAVVYKGTRINVVDTPGHADFGGEVERVLATADSCLLLVDAFDGPMPQTRFVLGKSLQLGHKPILVINKIDRPGARPEAVVDMAFDLFSDLGATDEQLDFPIVYASAKQGWAVQNLSESPGTNLDPLLDTVLSHVPPVQADTEAPLQFQVTSLDYNDYVGRIAVGKIYAGKMALGMNVIQLAAKKSDTAAPADTSLFRITKLYNFEGLKRNEVNNAEAGDIVAIAGLPDVFIGDTICEPGKPAPRPAIEVEEPTVSMFFMVNNSPFAGKEGKFVTTRNIRERLDRELETNVAMRLEETEDKDRFKVLGRGELHLSVLIETMRREGFEIQVSRPEVILKSNEQGQKLEPYEYLVMDIPDQFTGQIISELNRRKGELQLMDAHPSGMTRVEFVIPTRGIIGFRGYFISETRGEGVMSSRFLRFDIYKGDIPGRKNGALISMDSGESTAYALWKIQERGELVIGPNTAVYPGMIIGIHSRENDLEVNPVKEKKLSNVRSSGADEAIRLVPPRKFSLEQNIEFLDDDELLEVTPASLRLRKKYLDANMRKRNK, from the coding sequence ATGGAAATCCGCAACATAGCTATCATTGCCCACGTAGACCATGGGAAAACCACACTTCTGGACGGAATTCTCCGTCAAACCGGCGCCGTCACTGCAAAAGAAGACGGGGAAAGGATCATGGACTCCAACGACCTGGAAAAGGAAAAAGGAATCACGATCAAGGCGAAGAACACCGCCGTGGTTTACAAAGGAACCAGAATCAATGTCGTAGATACTCCCGGCCACGCGGATTTCGGCGGGGAAGTGGAACGAGTTCTCGCAACTGCGGATTCTTGTCTTTTACTCGTGGATGCTTTCGACGGACCGATGCCACAAACTCGTTTCGTATTGGGAAAATCCCTTCAGCTCGGACACAAACCCATTCTCGTAATCAATAAAATCGATCGTCCCGGTGCAAGACCCGAAGCCGTCGTAGACATGGCTTTTGATCTTTTCTCCGACCTCGGAGCAACCGACGAACAACTCGACTTCCCGATCGTTTATGCTTCCGCAAAACAAGGTTGGGCGGTTCAAAATTTAAGCGAATCTCCGGGCACGAACTTAGATCCTCTTTTGGACACCGTTCTCAGTCATGTTCCGCCCGTTCAAGCGGACACAGAGGCTCCGCTTCAATTCCAAGTGACTTCCTTGGATTACAACGACTATGTAGGAAGAATCGCGGTCGGAAAAATCTATGCTGGAAAGATGGCGCTCGGAATGAACGTGATCCAACTCGCGGCAAAAAAATCCGACACGGCCGCGCCTGCGGACACTTCCCTTTTTAGAATTACTAAATTGTATAACTTCGAAGGTCTGAAACGAAACGAAGTCAATAACGCGGAAGCGGGTGATATCGTTGCGATCGCCGGTCTTCCCGACGTGTTTATCGGGGATACGATCTGCGAACCGGGTAAACCGGCTCCAAGACCCGCTATCGAGGTAGAAGAACCGACCGTTTCCATGTTCTTTATGGTAAACAATTCTCCGTTTGCCGGAAAAGAAGGGAAGTTCGTAACGACCCGAAACATCCGCGAACGCTTGGACCGAGAACTCGAAACCAACGTTGCGATGAGACTCGAAGAAACCGAGGACAAGGATCGTTTTAAGGTTCTAGGCCGCGGTGAACTTCACTTATCCGTATTGATCGAAACGATGAGAAGAGAAGGATTCGAAATCCAAGTTTCTCGTCCCGAAGTAATCTTAAAATCCAATGAACAAGGTCAAAAACTCGAACCGTATGAGTATTTGGTAATGGACATTCCCGATCAGTTTACCGGTCAGATCATCTCCGAACTCAATCGCAGAAAGGGAGAACTCCAGTTGATGGACGCGCATCCGTCCGGAATGACTCGTGTCGAGTTCGTAATTCCGACACGCGGAATCATCGGTTTCAGAGGATACTTCATCTCTGAAACTCGTGGAGAAGGTGTGATGTCTTCCCGCTTCCTTCGTTTTGACATTTACAAAGGGGATATTCCAGGTCGTAAGAACGGCGCCTTGATTTCTATGGACTCCGGAGAATCTACGGCCTATGCTCTTTGGAAGATTCAAGAAAGGGGAGAATTGGTGATCGGACCAAATACCGCGGTATATCCCGGAATGATCATCGGAATTCATTCTCGTGAGAACGACCTGGAAGTGAACCCCGTTAAAGAGAAAAAACTCAGTAACGTACGTTCTTCCGGAGCGGACGAAGCGATTCGTCTTGTTCCTCCGAGAAAATTCTCCTTGGAACAAAACATCGAGTTCTTGGACGACGATGAACTTTTGGAAGTAACTCCTGCAAGTTTACGTCTTCGTAAGAAATACCTCGACGCGAATATGCGCAAACGCAACAAGTAA
- a CDS encoding acyltransferase family protein: MKAFIKDLLYHRDNEIQSLNGLRAFAIVLVILNHYALAWKDVGTFQSDSFFWSGVDLSFVLSGFLISKGLLSDWNRNGTINFKQFYLKRTLRIFPAYFFFILFSLVAFKFALKIAQKKGLVFESYILSSRLSNAWGDFVFLGNYFPGMNIHTWSLSIEEQFYLVFPLLCSLFLFKRVSHRRQFFLWGLVLIPTSVRIAVYMTTTYPLSPEYFDEIYLPTHTRFDSLLMGVIAMDLFTSHKNLMDRLRREDRLYYPLLFLFFSFLLIAHWVHQETTGFFTQTFKYNLLNIGFAGILLLAVVRLENGFARFLSMRMFVPIARLSFTIYLWHLVLIGVALSILGIKSEPTSNLTFFVQFTAVLGLIVILSVPFYILIEYPFQFLRMKILPQKKKVQSSQLQPLYKVQEKPSVLFLDMASDRNMVGVHPKRS, encoded by the coding sequence ATGAAAGCTTTTATTAAGGATCTTTTGTATCATAGGGATAATGAGATTCAATCCTTGAATGGTCTTCGGGCGTTTGCGATCGTTCTTGTGATTCTCAATCACTACGCGCTCGCTTGGAAGGATGTCGGAACATTTCAATCCGATTCTTTTTTTTGGTCCGGTGTGGACTTGTCTTTTGTGTTGAGCGGGTTTTTGATTTCCAAAGGGCTATTGAGCGATTGGAATCGAAACGGAACGATCAACTTCAAACAGTTCTATTTAAAACGAACACTGAGAATCTTCCCTGCCTATTTCTTTTTTATCCTGTTCAGCTTAGTTGCTTTCAAATTCGCGTTGAAGATCGCGCAAAAAAAGGGACTTGTTTTCGAATCGTACATACTTTCCTCCAGGCTTTCGAACGCGTGGGGTGATTTCGTATTCTTGGGAAATTATTTCCCGGGAATGAACATTCATACCTGGTCCTTGTCGATCGAAGAACAATTCTATCTTGTGTTTCCTTTACTCTGTAGTTTGTTTCTGTTTAAAAGAGTTTCACATCGTAGGCAATTCTTTCTTTGGGGTTTGGTTTTGATTCCGACATCGGTTCGAATCGCGGTTTATATGACCACGACCTATCCTCTCAGTCCGGAATACTTCGATGAAATTTATTTACCAACGCATACCCGGTTTGATTCTCTTTTAATGGGTGTGATCGCGATGGATCTTTTTACGAGTCATAAGAATCTGATGGATCGTTTGCGACGGGAAGATCGGCTTTATTATCCGCTTCTATTTTTGTTTTTTTCGTTTTTGTTGATTGCACATTGGGTTCATCAGGAGACGACGGGGTTCTTTACCCAAACCTTTAAATACAATCTTTTGAATATAGGTTTTGCGGGAATTCTTCTTCTCGCGGTGGTCCGTTTGGAAAACGGGTTCGCTCGATTCTTAAGTATGAGAATGTTCGTTCCAATTGCAAGATTGAGTTTTACGATTTATCTTTGGCACTTGGTGCTGATCGGAGTGGCTCTTTCCATTCTGGGAATCAAATCGGAACCGACTTCCAATCTTACTTTTTTCGTTCAGTTTACGGCCGTTCTCGGTTTGATCGTGATTCTTTCGGTTCCTTTCTATATTCTCATCGAGTATCCGTTTCAGTTTTTGAGAATGAAAATTCTTCCTCAAAAAAAGAAAGTTCAATCTTCTCAACTGCAACCTCTATACAAGGTTCAAGAGAAACCTTCGGTTTTATTTTTAGATATGGCTTCGGATCGAAACATGGTGGGTGTACATCCGAAACGTTCTTGA
- a CDS encoding helix-turn-helix domain-containing protein encodes MYTFLAFGAGLAALLAISGFLTSLRNRSEDLQNDKNESPESRPKQSRLTIFIQKHAVTLLFLSVAFVQLHIFFELSDRLIRFSRFGEFHIPFIFLIGPLTYLYFQNLSGQIPNRLSPIHLIPALFSFFILLPFYLRDANSKKEFIALTNPSDPYHSIILGLLVLGTVLNFIYPITLIKNVWRWLNTTTDKNKRASFRPFLFLFAGTIFVLILFVIAQILYMPLFLIASSGVSVLMCVVFLIGNSTNGVWIEKFKKESREARYTESRLKGVNVDEIVFRLNDLMRSERYYLDEDLTLGRLAEELEIHTHQLSEILNQNLGKPFREYVAGFRLDEAARILIEEPQRSVLSAAYASGFNSKSAFHKLFQERFGCTPTMFRSEAISKNKTEGFS; translated from the coding sequence ATGTATACCTTTTTGGCCTTCGGGGCGGGGCTTGCGGCCTTACTTGCGATTTCCGGCTTTCTGACTTCACTGCGAAATCGATCGGAGGATTTACAAAACGATAAAAACGAATCACCCGAGTCCCGGCCAAAACAAAGTCGTTTAACAATTTTTATACAAAAACACGCGGTTACACTTTTATTCCTATCCGTGGCCTTTGTACAACTCCATATCTTCTTCGAATTGTCCGATCGGCTTATAAGATTTTCCCGGTTCGGCGAATTTCACATTCCGTTTATCTTTTTGATCGGACCCCTGACCTATCTTTACTTTCAGAATTTAAGCGGACAAATTCCGAATCGCCTTTCTCCGATTCACTTAATTCCAGCCCTATTCTCGTTTTTCATTCTACTGCCTTTTTATCTGCGCGATGCAAACTCTAAAAAAGAATTCATCGCTCTGACAAACCCTTCCGATCCTTACCATTCGATCATACTCGGTCTGCTCGTATTGGGAACCGTATTGAATTTCATCTATCCGATCACTTTGATAAAAAATGTATGGAGATGGCTCAACACGACGACGGACAAAAACAAACGCGCTTCTTTCCGTCCGTTTCTATTCCTTTTTGCGGGAACGATTTTTGTTCTGATCCTTTTTGTAATCGCGCAAATTCTTTACATGCCTTTATTCTTAATCGCTTCTTCGGGAGTTTCCGTTTTGATGTGTGTCGTTTTTTTAATCGGAAACAGCACGAACGGAGTTTGGATCGAAAAATTCAAAAAGGAATCCAGAGAGGCTCGATATACGGAAAGCCGACTCAAGGGTGTGAACGTCGACGAGATCGTATTTCGTCTTAACGATTTAATGCGAAGTGAAAGATATTATCTCGACGAGGATCTTACTTTAGGACGTCTTGCGGAGGAACTTGAAATCCATACGCACCAACTTTCCGAAATCTTAAATCAAAATCTCGGTAAACCGTTTCGAGAATACGTAGCCGGTTTTCGTTTGGATGAGGCCGCAAGAATTTTGATCGAAGAGCCTCAAAGATCCGTTCTCTCCGCGGCCTACGCATCCGGATTCAATTCCAAATCCGCGTTTCACAAACTCTTTCAAGAACGTTTCGGATGTACACCCACCATGTTTCGATCCGAAGCCATATCTAAAAATAAAACCGAAGGTTTCTCTTGA
- a CDS encoding DJ-1/PfpI family protein, which yields MKTKRPPSFFRVLGFDNHYKFLMRILGLSVFAFVFSVYTFELSAETQTIPKYQSRFGRTRPVVAVIGDNYMTELTDFVIPYGVLTRSQTADVFALGTEIGTMNLFPAMKIEVKESLSTFDRKFPEGADYVIVPAVHHSENPILLKWLNLQSSKGATVIGVCDGVWVVANAGLLNGKKATGFWYSLNDLEKKFPKTTWIRNRRYVADGKIVTTTAVTASIPVSLALVEAIADKEAAMKVAKDLGVNDWDPNHDSNRFRLTMNSVYTIVSNTISFWSHEEIGIPVFSGMDEIKLALVADAYSRTYRSHAVSVADSSEKKIETQSGLVLIPDVNVNQTKSVDRMLPKFDATPAVTEFEFALRKIGELYGKSTAAFVALLLEYPQF from the coding sequence ATGAAAACAAAACGTCCACCTTCGTTCTTCCGAGTTCTCGGCTTCGACAACCATTACAAATTTCTAATGCGAATTCTTGGCCTATCCGTATTTGCCTTTGTTTTTTCGGTTTATACCTTCGAGCTTTCGGCGGAAACGCAAACGATTCCTAAATACCAGAGTCGATTCGGAAGAACACGTCCCGTGGTCGCCGTAATCGGAGACAATTATATGACGGAACTCACGGACTTCGTAATTCCATACGGGGTGTTGACTCGTTCTCAAACTGCAGACGTGTTTGCCTTGGGAACGGAGATCGGTACGATGAATCTTTTTCCCGCAATGAAAATCGAAGTGAAGGAATCACTTTCAACCTTTGATCGAAAATTTCCGGAAGGAGCGGATTACGTGATCGTTCCGGCGGTTCATCATTCCGAGAATCCGATTCTTTTAAAATGGTTGAACCTTCAGTCTTCCAAAGGCGCAACCGTGATCGGAGTTTGCGACGGGGTTTGGGTGGTCGCAAACGCGGGCCTTTTAAATGGAAAGAAGGCGACCGGTTTCTGGTATTCCTTAAATGATCTGGAAAAAAAATTCCCGAAGACTACATGGATTCGAAATCGAAGATATGTGGCCGACGGAAAGATCGTGACGACAACCGCGGTTACCGCTTCGATTCCGGTTTCTTTGGCTTTGGTCGAAGCGATCGCCGACAAGGAAGCCGCGATGAAAGTCGCCAAAGACCTGGGAGTGAACGATTGGGATCCGAATCACGATAGCAATCGATTTCGCTTAACGATGAATTCGGTTTATACGATCGTTTCGAATACGATTTCGTTTTGGTCTCATGAGGAGATAGGAATTCCGGTATTTTCGGGAATGGATGAAATCAAACTCGCGTTAGTCGCCGATGCGTATTCTAGAACGTATCGTTCTCACGCTGTTTCCGTCGCGGATTCTTCGGAAAAGAAAATCGAAACACAAAGCGGTTTGGTTTTGATTCCGGATGTGAATGTGAACCAAACCAAGTCCGTGGATCGAATGCTCCCTAAGTTCGATGCGACTCCGGCAGTGACCGAGTTTGAATTCGCTCTAAGAAAAATAGGGGAACTCTACGGAAAATCAACCGCGGCCTTCGTAGCGCTTTTGCTCGAATATCCGCAGTTCTGA
- a CDS encoding LIC12353 family lipoprotein produces MNTKIGYILILLYTFAFVQCGGNLRGKPIPANPDLAGFYLSSESGEWAKDDKMKLEVLSVFPKANGDLAFEKKVIVRLSFLASEDREEWRIRTGGIVTSENEILLQESLYQEFHQLHMGKRQSDPRLWKLSEMGAASKVREVGNVTASGNLLGEISPDGRTLKFSKATFTKIGEPFQGRITTNVNQKNVTIDNEIAGVVFYKIPGETEKIVSVFSKTELIKPGMIFLVGKDQIPYKIVEVFQQSGTLEPIDGKKILPVSVGDSVVLKGTIDRKAINKRATADELIRKLKSDPNVSKEELIREIEKLKNEK; encoded by the coding sequence ATGAATACAAAGATCGGATATATTCTTATTTTATTATATACTTTCGCGTTCGTCCAATGCGGCGGCAACCTCAGAGGCAAACCGATTCCCGCGAACCCGGATCTCGCGGGCTTTTATCTTTCCTCCGAAAGCGGCGAATGGGCAAAAGACGACAAGATGAAACTGGAGGTGCTGAGCGTTTTTCCGAAAGCGAACGGGGATCTTGCCTTCGAAAAAAAGGTGATCGTCAGACTCAGCTTTCTCGCGAGCGAGGATCGGGAAGAATGGAGAATCAGAACCGGCGGAATCGTAACGAGCGAAAACGAAATTCTTTTACAGGAATCGCTCTATCAGGAATTCCACCAGCTTCACATGGGCAAAAGACAAAGCGATCCGAGACTTTGGAAACTCAGCGAGATGGGCGCGGCTTCGAAAGTAAGAGAAGTCGGCAACGTTACCGCGAGCGGCAATCTTTTGGGAGAAATCTCGCCGGACGGAAGAACTTTAAAGTTTTCTAAAGCGACGTTTACTAAAATCGGCGAGCCGTTTCAGGGAAGAATTACGACTAACGTGAATCAGAAAAACGTAACGATCGACAACGAAATCGCCGGAGTAGTTTTTTATAAAATTCCCGGAGAAACGGAAAAGATCGTATCCGTATTTTCCAAAACGGAGTTGATCAAACCCGGAATGATTTTCCTCGTCGGAAAGGATCAAATTCCATACAAGATCGTGGAAGTATTTCAACAATCCGGAACCTTGGAGCCGATCGACGGTAAAAAAATTCTTCCCGTATCCGTAGGCGACTCAGTCGTTCTCAAAGGTACGATCGATAGAAAGGCGATCAACAAAAGAGCGACCGCGGACGAACTCATTCGCAAACTCAAATCCGATCCGAACGTAAGTAAGGAAGAACTCATCCGGGAAATCGAAAAACTCAAAAACGAAAAGTAA
- a CDS encoding rhodanese-related sulfurtransferase, with product MATRDDSQEKNETKKRPLHNIYGKEILKKRLEAENFPRTTLSFYRYVILENPDELRNRLYAEWDALGVLGRIYIAHEGINAQLSIPSHNLNSFRENLDSRKELKDMPFKIAVQDEHGSFLKLDLKVRKKIVADGLEDGTFDVTNVGTHLNAEEFNRHLEEGKSIVVDVRNHYESEIGHFENAILPQSDTFREEMQMLLELLNGKEDQKILMYCTGGIRCEKASAWLKHHGYQDVNQLHGGIIAYAHEVSEKGLESKFKGKNFVFDGRLQEAIGNEVISTCHQCGEKSDRHVNCANPGCHILFIQCESCSEKFEGCCTEECRTVLHLSKEEQKEIRKGKLNENRFFTKSRIRPKVSELYRNQ from the coding sequence ATGGCAACTCGGGACGATTCTCAGGAAAAGAACGAAACTAAAAAACGTCCTCTTCATAATATCTACGGAAAAGAGATTCTTAAAAAACGTCTCGAAGCGGAGAATTTTCCGAGGACCACACTTTCCTTTTATCGTTATGTCATTTTAGAAAATCCGGACGAACTTAGAAATCGTCTTTACGCGGAGTGGGATGCGCTCGGCGTTTTGGGAAGAATTTACATCGCTCACGAAGGAATCAACGCACAACTTTCGATCCCGTCCCACAATCTGAATTCTTTTCGAGAGAATTTGGATTCGAGAAAAGAATTGAAGGACATGCCGTTTAAGATCGCCGTTCAGGACGAACACGGTTCCTTTTTAAAACTCGATCTTAAGGTTAGAAAAAAAATCGTAGCCGACGGATTGGAGGACGGAACCTTCGATGTGACTAACGTGGGAACGCACCTGAACGCCGAAGAATTCAATCGTCATCTCGAAGAAGGAAAGTCCATCGTCGTCGACGTAAGAAATCATTACGAAAGCGAGATCGGTCATTTCGAGAACGCGATTCTTCCCCAATCCGATACGTTCCGAGAAGAGATGCAAATGCTTCTGGAACTTTTAAACGGTAAAGAAGATCAGAAAATTCTAATGTATTGTACGGGCGGAATTCGTTGCGAAAAAGCCAGCGCTTGGCTCAAACACCACGGATATCAAGACGTAAATCAACTTCACGGAGGAATCATCGCCTACGCTCACGAGGTTTCCGAAAAAGGACTCGAATCGAAGTTCAAAGGAAAAAATTTCGTGTTCGACGGAAGATTGCAGGAAGCGATCGGAAACGAAGTCATTTCAACCTGTCATCAATGCGGAGAAAAAAGCGACCGTCACGTAAACTGTGCGAACCCCGGATGTCATATTCTTTTCATTCAATGCGAAAGTTGTTCCGAAAAGTTTGAAGGATGTTGCACCGAAGAATGCAGAACGGTTTTACACCTTTCCAAAGAGGAACAAAAAGAAATTCGTAAGGGCAAGTTGAACGAGAATCGTTTTTTTACGAAGTCCAGAATCCGTCCGAAAGTTTCCGAACTCTATCGGAATCAATAA
- a CDS encoding bile acid:sodium symporter family protein, which yields MHELDAVRINFNESGLALLNLLLGLIMYGIALELKLEDFKLLFDKPKASITGILSQFVLFPFATFLLLWILNPPPGVALGMLLVAACPGGNISNFITLLAKGNTALSISLTAFSSALAIFATPFNFFFWGNLYPPVHAALKEITLNPWDVFKAILVILVIPIVLGLLTKRYLPKVTAKIEKPIKILSALIFVAFLVIALAANFQIFLRVIHKVFLYVFLMNSVGFLLGYYFAKLMRLEEKDARCISIETGIQNSGLGLVLIFAFFGGQGSMAIIAATWGIWHAIAGVTLAWFWSKRTSSLNVQSVSKGY from the coding sequence ATGCACGAGTTGGACGCAGTTCGGATTAATTTCAACGAAAGCGGTTTAGCTTTATTGAATCTTCTTTTGGGATTGATCATGTATGGGATCGCTCTCGAACTTAAATTAGAGGATTTTAAACTTCTATTCGATAAGCCGAAGGCGTCCATCACGGGAATTCTTTCCCAGTTCGTTCTATTTCCGTTCGCCACCTTTCTGTTGCTCTGGATCTTGAATCCGCCTCCCGGAGTGGCTCTTGGAATGCTTCTCGTCGCGGCTTGTCCCGGCGGGAACATCTCGAACTTCATCACACTTCTCGCAAAGGGAAACACCGCTCTTTCCATTTCGTTGACCGCGTTTTCTTCAGCGCTCGCGATCTTCGCGACTCCGTTTAATTTTTTCTTTTGGGGAAATTTATATCCGCCGGTTCACGCGGCCTTAAAGGAAATCACCCTGAATCCCTGGGACGTTTTTAAGGCGATTCTCGTGATCTTGGTGATCCCCATCGTTCTCGGGCTTTTGACAAAAAGATATTTACCGAAGGTCACCGCAAAGATCGAAAAGCCGATCAAAATTCTTTCCGCTCTGATCTTCGTCGCGTTTTTGGTGATCGCACTCGCGGCAAATTTTCAGATCTTTTTAAGGGTAATTCATAAAGTCTTTCTTTACGTTTTCCTAATGAACTCCGTGGGCTTTCTTTTGGGTTATTACTTCGCAAAACTGATGCGTCTCGAAGAAAAGGACGCACGTTGTATATCGATTGAAACCGGGATTCAAAACTCGGGACTCGGTCTTGTATTGATCTTCGCTTTTTTCGGCGGTCAGGGAAGTATGGCGATCATCGCCGCAACCTGGGGAATTTGGCACGCAATCGCGGGTGTTACCCTCGCGTGGTTCTGGTCCAAAAGAACGTCTTCGTTAAACGTTCAATCGGTTTCGAAAGGTTATTGA
- a CDS encoding TauD/TfdA family dioxygenase — protein sequence MATKTLSKPKSKNKIQSKPKTKATSAKNIKPKSASSLSKGFLDSKNPLPVVYQPNTSDQKSKDALIRWIKTNKRALTEDLKEYGAILFRGFDVSSPQDFEDVILNVDSNLKNNYLGTSPRNQVTKYAFTATELPPAYPIMQHAEMSFLDSPPRKLFFYCGKAPGQFGETPITDLRKVLNEVPASIREKFGNEKIRYSRVYNGPSNQSRFQFWKTKRWDEMFQTENRDEVEKISKKQNFKVEWFGEDNLRLINTTLAIRKHPEFKSPAWHNHSQVFHIDAARKEYWRIFARQKTIRGFFVGLALEILTFIKKITTKTEYLDTHCTYGDGQEISAKELKQIQDAFWNNISLFSWKNGDVLVIDNYSVSHGRHPFSGPREIYVAWAD from the coding sequence ATGGCAACTAAAACCTTATCCAAGCCCAAATCGAAAAACAAAATACAATCTAAACCGAAAACGAAAGCGACTTCCGCAAAGAATATTAAACCGAAATCGGCTTCCTCCCTATCCAAGGGTTTTCTCGATTCGAAAAATCCCCTACCGGTCGTTTATCAACCGAATACATCGGATCAAAAAAGTAAGGACGCATTGATTCGTTGGATCAAGACCAACAAACGCGCGTTAACCGAAGACCTGAAAGAATACGGGGCGATCTTGTTTCGCGGGTTCGACGTTTCCTCGCCGCAGGATTTCGAAGACGTGATTCTCAACGTGGATTCCAATCTGAAGAACAATTATCTCGGAACTTCTCCGCGCAATCAAGTTACGAAATATGCGTTTACCGCGACGGAACTTCCGCCCGCGTACCCGATCATGCAACACGCAGAGATGAGCTTTTTGGATTCTCCACCGAGAAAACTTTTCTTTTATTGCGGCAAGGCTCCGGGTCAATTCGGAGAAACTCCGATCACCGATCTCAGAAAGGTTTTAAACGAAGTGCCTGCATCCATTCGTGAAAAATTCGGAAACGAAAAAATCCGCTATTCGAGAGTTTACAACGGACCTTCCAATCAATCCCGCTTTCAATTTTGGAAAACCAAACGTTGGGACGAAATGTTCCAAACGGAGAATCGAGACGAAGTGGAAAAAATTTCCAAAAAACAAAACTTCAAAGTGGAATGGTTCGGCGAGGACAATCTTAGATTGATCAACACTACATTAGCGATTCGTAAACATCCCGAGTTCAAGTCTCCGGCTTGGCACAACCATTCTCAGGTATTTCACATCGACGCGGCTCGTAAGGAGTATTGGAGAATTTTCGCGCGTCAAAAAACGATCCGAGGTTTTTTTGTGGGTCTCGCTCTCGAAATTCTGACCTTTATCAAAAAGATCACGACTAAAACGGAATATCTGGACACACATTGCACGTATGGAGACGGTCAAGAAATTTCAGCTAAAGAGTTGAAACAGATTCAAGACGCGTTCTGGAACAACATATCCCTTTTCTCATGGAAGAATGGGGACGTGCTCGTGATCGACAACTATTCCGTTTCGCACGGAAGACATCCGTTCTCCGGTCCGAGAGAAATTTACGTGGCTTGGGCGGATTAA